GAGGTCGAACACCATCCGCACGACGTGCGGCTGATACTGCCCGACTCGCACGGATTGAATCTGCGGATCGTTCGGCGCGATCTTCGAGACGAGGTCTTTCAACGCCTGATCGAGATCGAGACCGTTCAGATCGACCACCAGCCGGTCAGGCCCTTGCAGCAACTGCTGCGTGTTCTGCAGCGGCTGGTCGGACTCGATGGTCACGCGCGTGTAGTCGCGCGCAGGCCACACGCGCACGCCGAGCACCGACTGCGCCCACGCCAGACGCGGCGCGACAAGCCCGAGGACGAGCGTGGAAGCGCCCGCGCGAAGAATCTGCCGGCGGCGCCAGTTGTGCGTCGCGGTGGCCGCCGATTCAATCGAGCGGAACGGTTTGATCAACATCTTTCGAGACATGCCTTTCCTGGTTCGCTATACGCCCGGGCGATCAGCATGCGGCCATCGCCGTCGACGTCGAGCGAGAAGACGAGATCCGGCACGCCCAGCAGACTGCCCGCGCGTTCCGGCCATTCGACGAGGCAGATAGCGCCGCTGTCGAAGTATTCGCGAAAGCCTGCGTCGGCCCATTCGGCCGGATCGGTGAAACGGTAGAGATCGAAGTGATATAGCTCGAGTTCCCCATCCGGCCGTTCGACCGCATAAGGTTCGACGAGCGTATAGGTCGGGCTGCGCACGCGGCCCGCGTGTCCGAGCGCGCGCAACGTGGCGCGCACGAGCGTCGTTTTGCCGGCGCCCAAGTCGCCGTGCAACTGCACCTGGAGACCGTTGAATCCGTCATGGACCGTCGCGTCGGCTGCGCTGCGCACGCTGTCGATCGCATGCGCGAAGCGCTCGCCGAATGCCATCGTCGCGGCTTCGTCCGCGAGCGCAAACTGGCGCTCGAGCAGGACAGCGGCGGAAGGTCGATTCGCGGGACCGGTGTGATCGGGCATTCTCGTAAAATGACGTAATGAACCAAGGCCAGCAGCAATCCATGTCGGACCCACATCACGATCCTCATTCGCCGCTCGAAACGACGATTGATGAAGCACCCGTCACGCGACACTATGATGAAGCGCAACTGGCTGCGCTCGCTTCGCGTATCAAAGGCTGGGGACGCGAACTGGGTTTCGGCGCGGTCGGCATCAGCGATATCGATCTGTCGCACGCTGAAGCGGGCCTTGCAGCCTGGCTCGACGCGGGTTGCCACGGCGAGATGGATTATATGGCCAAACATGGGATGAAACGTGCGCGGCCAGCCGAGCTTGTGGCCGGCACGCGACGCGTGATCTCGGTTCGCATGGCTTATTTGCCGGCTTCTTCAGGGGCGCGAAAGGGCGATGAAAGTGCCGTCGCCGACGTTCAACATGACTGGCGTCTCGACGAACGCGTGCGTTTCGAAGACCCGGCAGCGGCTGTCGTGTCGATCTACGCACGAGGCCGCGACTATCACAAGGTCATGCGCAACCGCTTGCAGCAACTGGCCGAGCGGATCGAGGCCGAGATCGGGCAGTATGGCTTTCGCGTGTTCACCGATTCGGCGCCCGTGCTCGAAGTCGAACTTGCGCAAAAGGCGGGCACGGGCTGGCGCGGCAAGCACACGCTGCTGCTGCAGCGGGATGCGGGGTCGCTGTTCTTTCTCGGCGAAATCTTCGTCGACGTGCCTCTGCCGACAGATGCCGAAACATCGCCCGAAAGCGCGCCCGAAGCACCCGGGGCGCATTGCGGCAGCTGCACGCGCTGCATCGGCGCATGTCCGACGGGGGCGATCGTCGCGCCTTATCAGGTCGATGCGCGGCGCTGCATCTCCTATCTGACGATCGAACTGAAGGGCAGTATTCCCCAGGACTTGCGGCCGCTGATCGGCAATCGTGTGTATGGCTGCGACGATTGCCAGCTCGTGTGTCCGTGGAACAAGTTTGCGCAGGCCGCGCCCGTCGCCGATTTCGATGTGCGTCACGGGCTGGATCGCGCGTCGCTGGTCGAGCTATTCGGCTGGAGCGCGAGCGACTTCGACACGCGCATGCAGGGCAGCGCGATCCGCCGGATCGGCTACGAATGCTGGCTGCGCAATCTCGCCGTCGGCATGGGCAACGCGCTGCGCGCCGCGCGCGATACGCTTTCCGCCGATGCCCGCGCGGCCATCGTCGACGCGCTGCGCCAGCGTGCCGGCGATCCCTCGCCGCTCGTGCGCGAGCATGTCGAGTGGGCGCTGGAAGCGGCGTGAGCGCGCCGTTCGAATGAGAGGAGTGAACACATCATGTTCAACGCAGTGATCGATGCACCGTTCGGCAAGATCGGTGTGCGCCTGGAAGGCGAGGCGGTGCGCGAGATCGTCTATCTGCCCGATTCGGTCGCGAACGTCGAGCCGGATTCGGCGCTCGCGAAGCAGGCCGTCGAGCAGATCGAACAGTACCTGCAGCACGCGTCCGCCAGCTTCGATCTGCCGCTCGCCGACGTCGGCACGCCGTTCCAGCGGCGCGTCTGGCAAGCGATCAGCGAGATTCCGCCCGGCGTCGTGATGACCTACGGGCAACTGGCGAAGCAGATCGGCAGCGTGCCGCGCGCGGTCGGCCAGGCGTGCGGATCGAACTTCTTTCCGATCGTGATTCCGTGTCATCGCGTGGTCGGCGCGGGTGGCATCGGCGGCTTTGCGCATACGGGCGGCGACGGCTACTATCGCAACGTCAAACGCTGGCTACTCAAACACGAGGGCGTACCCTACGCATGACTGATGTGCTGACCGAAGACGCGCAGCCCGCGTCGCCTTTGCTGCTGACGAGCGGCGCGTCGATC
The DNA window shown above is from Paraburkholderia sp. PGU19 and carries:
- the tsaE gene encoding tRNA (adenosine(37)-N6)-threonylcarbamoyltransferase complex ATPase subunit type 1 TsaE translates to MPDHTGPANRPSAAVLLERQFALADEAATMAFGERFAHAIDSVRSAADATVHDGFNGLQVQLHGDLGAGKTTLVRATLRALGHAGRVRSPTYTLVEPYAVERPDGELELYHFDLYRFTDPAEWADAGFREYFDSGAICLVEWPERAGSLLGVPDLVFSLDVDGDGRMLIARAYSEPGKACLERC
- the queG gene encoding tRNA epoxyqueuosine(34) reductase QueG — its product is MNQGQQQSMSDPHHDPHSPLETTIDEAPVTRHYDEAQLAALASRIKGWGRELGFGAVGISDIDLSHAEAGLAAWLDAGCHGEMDYMAKHGMKRARPAELVAGTRRVISVRMAYLPASSGARKGDESAVADVQHDWRLDERVRFEDPAAAVVSIYARGRDYHKVMRNRLQQLAERIEAEIGQYGFRVFTDSAPVLEVELAQKAGTGWRGKHTLLLQRDAGSLFFLGEIFVDVPLPTDAETSPESAPEAPGAHCGSCTRCIGACPTGAIVAPYQVDARRCISYLTIELKGSIPQDLRPLIGNRVYGCDDCQLVCPWNKFAQAAPVADFDVRHGLDRASLVELFGWSASDFDTRMQGSAIRRIGYECWLRNLAVGMGNALRAARDTLSADARAAIVDALRQRAGDPSPLVREHVEWALEAA
- a CDS encoding methylated-DNA--[protein]-cysteine S-methyltransferase codes for the protein MFNAVIDAPFGKIGVRLEGEAVREIVYLPDSVANVEPDSALAKQAVEQIEQYLQHASASFDLPLADVGTPFQRRVWQAISEIPPGVVMTYGQLAKQIGSVPRAVGQACGSNFFPIVIPCHRVVGAGGIGGFAHTGGDGYYRNVKRWLLKHEGVPYA